From a region of the Candidatus Poribacteria bacterium genome:
- the trpE gene encoding anthranilate synthase component I — protein MYYPTLEDFREEAKSGNTIPVYRSIMADMETPVSAFYKLMPDNYAFLLESVEGGENLARYSFLGSQPSVLFHSKGHQVTIEYLEKGETVVQEYEDPLRALEELMQTYQPVDAEELPKFHGGAVGYMSYDMVRFVEELPDNTEDELQLPDCFFMIAETLLIFDHVNHQIRVVANAHIDGDVDRAYADALAKIDALVEKLTAISEAHLRRNSNEYQEQYDEIISAPQSNFTKSDYEAAVRRAKEYIAAGDIIQVVPSQRFSCPVSVDSFQIYRALRMINPSPYMYYLKFEGFDIVGASPEMMVRVEDGIVQTIPIAGTRPRGTTAEEDRELEQTLLSDPKERAEHIMLVDLGRNDLGRVCEYNTVEVTDLMIVERFSHVMHIVSHVIGRLREDLTAFDVLRSCLPAGTLSGAPKIRAMEIIDELEPTRRATYGGAVGYFSFSGSADTAITIRTAVIKDSTAYVQAGGGVVADSVPETEYYETVSKARAMLSAIALAEQGFLL, from the coding sequence ATGTATTATCCCACGTTGGAAGATTTTCGCGAAGAAGCGAAATCTGGAAACACAATACCGGTATATCGATCGATTATGGCGGATATGGAGACTCCGGTATCCGCTTTTTACAAGTTGATGCCGGATAATTATGCGTTCTTGCTCGAAAGCGTTGAAGGTGGTGAAAACCTTGCGCGTTACTCTTTTTTGGGGAGTCAACCCTCAGTGCTTTTCCATAGTAAAGGGCATCAGGTTACCATTGAGTACTTGGAAAAAGGGGAAACCGTTGTCCAAGAATATGAAGATCCATTGCGTGCCCTTGAGGAATTAATGCAGACTTACCAACCCGTTGACGCTGAAGAGTTACCCAAATTCCATGGTGGTGCGGTTGGTTACATGAGTTATGACATGGTGCGCTTCGTCGAAGAATTGCCGGATAATACCGAAGATGAACTGCAGCTTCCGGACTGCTTTTTCATGATTGCCGAAACACTCTTGATATTTGATCATGTGAACCACCAAATTAGAGTTGTGGCGAACGCACATATTGATGGAGATGTAGATCGGGCTTATGCGGATGCGCTTGCGAAAATTGACGCATTGGTCGAGAAACTTACAGCCATTTCCGAAGCGCATTTACGTAGGAATAGTAACGAGTATCAGGAACAGTATGACGAAATCATATCTGCCCCACAATCGAATTTCACGAAATCCGATTATGAAGCGGCGGTCAGACGCGCGAAGGAATACATAGCTGCTGGCGACATCATCCAAGTTGTCCCTTCGCAGCGGTTCAGTTGTCCTGTGTCGGTAGACTCGTTCCAGATATATCGGGCATTGCGAATGATCAATCCGTCCCCCTATATGTATTACCTGAAGTTTGAAGGTTTTGACATTGTAGGGGCATCACCAGAAATGATGGTGCGCGTAGAAGATGGCATCGTCCAAACCATTCCGATTGCCGGAACACGCCCGCGCGGCACAACTGCTGAGGAGGACCGGGAGTTGGAACAGACCCTCCTCTCCGATCCAAAGGAACGAGCAGAGCACATTATGCTCGTTGATTTAGGACGGAACGACCTCGGTCGGGTCTGTGAATATAACACCGTTGAAGTGACCGACCTTATGATAGTCGAGCGTTTCTCGCATGTGATGCACATCGTTTCACACGTCATTGGACGCTTACGCGAAGACCTTACGGCTTTTGATGTTCTACGCTCGTGCCTTCCCGCTGGGACACTCTCTGGTGCTCCGAAGATACGCGCCATGGAAATCATTGATGAACTTGAACCGACGCGCCGTGCCACATACGGCGGAGCGGTGGGTTACTTCAGCTTCTCCGGCAGTGCGGACACGGCGATCACTATCCGAACAGCGGTTATCAAAGATAGTACGGCTTATGTGCAAGCAGGTGGTGGTGTCGTCGCGGATTCAGTCCCTGAAACAGAGTATTACGAAACCGTGAGTAAAGCGCGGGCGATGCTGAGTGCTATTGCATTGGCAGAACAAGGTTTCTTATTGTAA
- a CDS encoding aminodeoxychorismate/anthranilate synthase component II has product MVLMIDNYDSFTYNLVQYLGELGADLEVHRSRKIGLDALDALEPERIVISPGPCTPKEAGISIDAIKHFAGKVPILGVCLGHQCIGDTFGGDVVRADRLMHGKTSMIMHNELELFEGLDNPFEATRYHSLIVKRETLPDCLEITAWTDQDEIMGLRHKTLPIWGVQFHPESILTAAGKSLLRNFLTL; this is encoded by the coding sequence ATGGTCTTAATGATTGATAACTACGACTCCTTCACCTATAATTTGGTGCAGTACTTGGGTGAACTCGGTGCTGACTTGGAGGTTCACCGGAGTCGAAAAATAGGGTTGGACGCATTAGATGCGCTGGAACCTGAACGGATTGTTATTTCACCGGGGCCCTGCACGCCGAAAGAGGCGGGTATATCCATTGATGCCATAAAGCACTTCGCCGGTAAAGTTCCGATTTTAGGGGTCTGCCTTGGGCATCAGTGCATCGGGGACACGTTCGGTGGTGATGTCGTTAGAGCAGATCGATTGATGCACGGTAAGACCTCAATGATAATGCATAATGAGCTCGAGCTTTTCGAGGGCTTGGATAATCCATTTGAAGCCACGCGCTACCATTCGCTTATCGTAAAAAGAGAGACACTGCCGGATTGCCTTGAGATCACTGCCTGGACAGATCAGGATGAAATCATGGGACTTCGGCACAAAACATTACCTATCTGGGGTGTGCAGTTCCATCCAGAATCGATTTTGACGGCGGCTGGCAAGAGCCTACTTCGCAACTTTTTGACATTGTAG
- a CDS encoding adenine nucleotide alpha hydrolase — protein MNNSTPVPVFVSWSSGKDSAWALHTLRQQPERYDVRGIFTTVTKTFDRVSIHSTPAWVLKQQAEKLGVPLYEIPIPYPCSNAIYEDAMRKFLAEVEALPEHLGTSHFAFGDLFLEDIREYREDKLSGTGFTPIFPVWGEDTTQLADKMIASGMRAIITALNPTKVPADFAGRWFDAELLADLPDGVDPLGENGEFHTCVVDGPMFRSPVAAKPGKVVQRDIVSTKDSNDKIHSSRNTSPTYVYADVVPTEQAI, from the coding sequence ATGAACAACAGTACACCGGTCCCAGTCTTTGTATCTTGGTCATCGGGCAAAGACTCTGCGTGGGCACTTCACACACTGCGTCAGCAGCCGGAACGTTACGATGTACGGGGTATTTTTACTACCGTCACAAAGACATTCGATCGCGTCTCCATCCACTCTACGCCGGCATGGGTGCTAAAACAGCAGGCGGAGAAACTCGGAGTGCCATTGTATGAAATACCGATCCCCTATCCTTGCTCCAATGCGATCTACGAAGATGCTATGCGGAAATTTCTGGCAGAAGTGGAAGCGTTACCGGAACATTTGGGGACATCGCATTTCGCGTTCGGGGATTTGTTCTTAGAGGACATCCGTGAATACCGAGAAGATAAATTAAGTGGCACTGGTTTCACACCGATTTTCCCAGTATGGGGAGAAGACACAACACAGCTCGCTGATAAAATGATCGCTTCTGGCATGCGTGCCATTATTACCGCGCTCAATCCTACCAAGGTTCCTGCTGATTTCGCAGGACGTTGGTTCGATGCTGAACTCCTTGCTGATTTACCCGATGGAGTGGATCCGCTTGGTGAAAACGGTGAGTTCCATACTTGCGTCGTTGATGGACCAATGTTTCGTTCGCCTGTTGCCGCGAAACCGGGTAAAGTTGTCCAGAGAGACATTGTTTCCACTAAAGACAGCAATGACAAGATTCATTCAAGTAGGAACACTTCACCGACTTACGTCTATGCCGATGTAGTGCCTACTGAACAGGCGATTTAG
- the panB gene encoding 3-methyl-2-oxobutanoate hydroxymethyltransferase — protein sequence MKKDIVYLHTKKRQRQPITVLTCYDYPTACMQDEAGIDIVFVGDSVGTNVLGYKNETEVTMRDMRHHLKAVRRGVTDAYLLVDMPYAADRDVPQAITNAKLFISDGADGVKLEGGPEKVPIVTALTEQGIDVCAHIGHNPQIHGTKASTHGRTFAKAKSLIEAAAALAGAGAKLIVLEKVTEEVSQIITDKLNIPTIGIGAGRFCDGQVLVINDILGIGPPLKHAKRYQDYSQLTVEAICRYKEEVANGAFPTDANTSHIPPDKLVRLQKWLKSTH from the coding sequence GTGAAGAAAGACATCGTTTATCTGCACACCAAAAAACGGCAACGCCAACCGATTACTGTGTTGACCTGCTACGACTATCCTACCGCTTGTATGCAAGACGAAGCGGGTATTGACATCGTTTTTGTTGGCGATAGTGTTGGGACCAACGTTCTCGGCTATAAAAACGAGACAGAGGTGACGATGAGAGATATGCGTCACCATCTCAAAGCAGTCCGTCGCGGTGTGACAGATGCCTACCTTCTTGTTGATATGCCCTACGCTGCAGATCGCGATGTGCCGCAAGCCATCACCAATGCGAAACTCTTTATATCCGATGGAGCAGACGGTGTTAAATTGGAAGGTGGTCCAGAAAAGGTCCCCATTGTTACCGCACTCACCGAACAGGGTATAGACGTCTGTGCACACATCGGTCACAATCCACAAATCCACGGGACCAAGGCATCAACCCACGGCAGAACTTTTGCCAAAGCAAAAAGCCTCATTGAAGCAGCAGCAGCACTGGCAGGTGCTGGCGCGAAACTCATCGTCCTTGAGAAAGTCACTGAAGAGGTAAGTCAGATCATAACCGATAAACTCAATATTCCGACTATCGGTATTGGTGCAGGTCGATTCTGTGACGGGCAAGTGCTCGTTATTAACGATATATTGGGTATAGGTCCCCCACTCAAACACGCCAAACGTTATCAAGATTACAGTCAATTGACGGTTGAGGCAATCTGCCGGTATAAGGAAGAGGTTGCGAACGGCGCATTTCCTACAGACGCGAACACCTCACATATCCCACCCGATAAACTTGTGCGCCTGCAGAAGTGGCTAAAATCAACGCACTAA
- the sucD gene encoding succinate--CoA ligase subunit alpha, with protein MSILVNKNTKVLVQGITGRSGRFHTEQCAAYGTQIVAGAVPGRGGTDVNGIPVYDTVAEGIAATGADTSMIFVPARFNAADSVMEASEAGVELIVCISEHIPVLDMVKAKAYLQGKSTRLIGPNCPGVITPGECKIGVMPEFAYTSGNVGIVSRSGTLTYEAAYQLKRLGIGQSTCVGIGGDPVIGTNFVDVLKLFEADDDTHAVVLIGEIGGTAEEKAAQFVKDEMTKPVVGFIAGQTAPPGKRMGHAGAIISGGQGTAADKIQALKDAGVAVADSLTTIGETVSEALA; from the coding sequence ATGAGCATACTCGTTAATAAAAATACAAAAGTCCTCGTTCAAGGCATCACAGGTCGTTCTGGACGCTTTCACACAGAGCAGTGCGCAGCTTACGGCACCCAGATTGTCGCAGGCGCAGTTCCCGGCAGAGGTGGAACTGATGTGAATGGCATCCCGGTTTATGACACTGTAGCAGAAGGGATCGCCGCAACAGGAGCGGATACCTCGATGATTTTCGTCCCTGCACGCTTTAACGCGGCAGATTCTGTCATGGAAGCGTCGGAAGCAGGGGTCGAACTGATTGTCTGTATTTCTGAGCACATTCCTGTTCTCGACATGGTAAAAGCCAAGGCATACCTTCAAGGAAAGTCAACCCGATTAATCGGACCGAACTGTCCAGGCGTCATCACACCCGGTGAATGCAAAATCGGCGTTATGCCCGAGTTTGCCTATACATCCGGCAACGTTGGGATTGTTTCTCGAAGTGGTACCTTGACTTACGAAGCTGCATATCAACTGAAGCGACTCGGTATTGGGCAGTCCACCTGCGTTGGCATTGGTGGTGACCCGGTGATTGGAACAAACTTCGTTGATGTTCTCAAACTTTTTGAGGCGGATGACGACACACACGCCGTCGTCTTAATAGGTGAAATCGGTGGAACGGCTGAGGAAAAAGCAGCACAGTTTGTGAAGGATGAAATGACGAAACCTGTTGTTGGTTTTATTGCTGGACAGACAGCACCACCCGGAAAGCGAATGGGACACGCGGGAGCAATTATCTCCGGTGGGCAAGGCACTGCTGCCGATAAAATTCAGGCACTCAAGGATGCCGGGGTCGCTGTTGCCGATAGCCTCACCACTATTGGGGAAACCGTTTCAGAGGCGTTGGCGTAA
- the proS gene encoding proline--tRNA ligase encodes MYDKIIPRSEDYAKWYTQVIRQAEMADYAPVRGCMVVRPYGYALWENVKEQLDTRFKETGHQNAAFPLFIPMSFIEKEAEHVEGFKPELAVVTHGGGKKLEEPLVVRPTSETIIGYMYSQWIQSYRDLPVLINQWANVVRWELRPRLFLRTMEFFWQEGHTAHATHEEAEEETLRILDLYADFAINEAAIPVIPGRKSESEKFPGALTSYTIEAMMGDKRALQAGTSHDLGQNFAKAFEIQYLDANQKQQHCWTTSWGVSTRMIGAIIMTHGDDQGLVLPPRLAPTQLVIVPIVPKNNDSDKQAVMQTVDGICETLGGIRYHVDDRHDYSPGWRFNEWELKGVPLRIEIGPRDLSKQQIVLARRDIPGKEGKIFVPIDSAAETVTQMLDTIQADMLKRATDFRDANTFKPTTYDAFKEVIENGFAHAHWCGDATCEDQAREETQATIRCLPMEQSGGDGECIVCGKSAKDIAVFARAY; translated from the coding sequence ATGTATGATAAAATAATTCCCCGTAGTGAAGACTACGCAAAATGGTATACGCAGGTTATCCGTCAAGCGGAGATGGCTGACTACGCTCCCGTGCGCGGATGTATGGTCGTCCGTCCTTACGGCTACGCACTTTGGGAGAATGTTAAAGAGCAATTGGATACCCGGTTCAAAGAAACGGGACACCAAAACGCCGCCTTTCCCCTCTTCATTCCGATGAGTTTCATCGAAAAAGAAGCGGAGCATGTCGAGGGTTTTAAGCCGGAACTTGCTGTCGTCACACACGGCGGTGGTAAAAAACTCGAAGAACCGCTTGTCGTCCGACCGACCTCTGAAACCATTATCGGCTACATGTATAGTCAGTGGATCCAGTCCTATCGAGATTTACCGGTACTTATCAATCAATGGGCAAACGTAGTCCGATGGGAATTGCGTCCTCGTCTTTTCCTCAGGACGATGGAATTCTTCTGGCAGGAGGGGCATACGGCTCACGCAACGCACGAGGAGGCTGAAGAAGAAACGCTTCGTATCCTCGACCTCTATGCCGATTTTGCGATCAATGAAGCTGCAATACCTGTCATCCCGGGACGCAAGAGTGAAAGCGAGAAGTTTCCGGGCGCGCTAACCTCCTATACCATCGAAGCGATGATGGGGGATAAACGCGCACTTCAAGCTGGCACTTCGCACGACTTAGGACAGAACTTCGCCAAGGCTTTCGAGATTCAGTATCTTGATGCCAACCAGAAACAGCAGCACTGCTGGACAACCAGTTGGGGTGTCAGCACCCGAATGATCGGCGCGATTATCATGACGCATGGAGACGACCAAGGGTTAGTTCTACCACCGAGACTTGCACCTACTCAGCTCGTCATTGTGCCAATCGTTCCTAAAAACAACGACAGCGATAAGCAAGCCGTCATGCAAACCGTTGATGGTATTTGTGAAACTTTGGGTGGCATCCGCTACCATGTTGACGATAGACATGATTACTCACCCGGTTGGCGATTCAACGAATGGGAACTCAAAGGCGTGCCCTTACGCATAGAGATCGGTCCCCGTGATTTGAGCAAACAGCAAATCGTCCTTGCGCGACGCGATATTCCCGGCAAGGAAGGCAAAATTTTTGTGCCAATTGACAGTGCCGCCGAGACGGTAACGCAGATGCTTGACACCATTCAAGCGGATATGCTCAAACGGGCGACAGACTTCCGCGATGCAAATACCTTTAAACCTACCACCTACGACGCGTTTAAAGAGGTTATCGAAAATGGATTCGCACACGCTCACTGGTGTGGCGATGCAACTTGCGAAGATCAAGCCCGAGAAGAAACACAAGCGACTATTCGATGCCTACCGATGGAACAATCCGGTGGAGATGGCGAATGTATTGTTTGTGGGAAGTCTGCGAAAGACATTGCTGTCTTTGCTCGCGCTTATTAG
- a CDS encoding phosphoglycerate kinase, producing the protein MEKLELKNIDVSGKRVLVRVDFNVPMKDGKIADETRITAALPTLLALINADAKIILVTHLGRPEMGSAVDRETLSTEPIAVALSRKLGTRVAHVNDCIGESVQTAVASMRNGEILLLENVRFYAEETANDTAFAAQLASFADVYVNDAFGTAHRAHASTEGVTHYLSPCAAGLLMAREIYYLSTTLEDPARPYVAILGGAKISDKITLIENLLGKVDKLLIGGGMAYTFLSAMGFGVGNSIVETEKLDVAKSLVEREDFSDSVLLPVDHVVGKAFDPETESQIVGKRGIPEGWQGLDIGPETVSAFGRQIATAKTVVWNGPLGVYEFEKFAHGTISVAKQIADSESISIIGGGDCVAAIQQAGVADRMTHISTGGGASLEFLEGKFLPGIVALTDRER; encoded by the coding sequence ATGGAAAAACTTGAATTAAAGAACATAGACGTTAGTGGGAAACGCGTTCTCGTCCGGGTGGACTTCAATGTTCCAATGAAAGATGGAAAGATTGCAGATGAAACCCGTATCACTGCTGCTTTGCCGACACTGTTAGCACTCATCAATGCCGATGCCAAAATTATCCTTGTGACACATTTAGGCAGACCCGAGATGGGTTCGGCAGTTGACCGAGAGACGCTCTCGACTGAACCAATTGCTGTAGCTCTCAGCCGAAAACTCGGTACGCGTGTCGCACATGTCAACGATTGCATCGGTGAGTCGGTCCAAACTGCCGTTGCATCAATGCGTAACGGAGAAATTCTGCTCCTTGAGAACGTCCGATTCTATGCCGAGGAAACCGCGAACGACACGGCATTCGCAGCACAACTTGCTTCATTCGCAGATGTCTATGTGAACGATGCCTTCGGCACTGCACACCGTGCCCATGCTTCAACGGAGGGGGTAACGCACTATCTGAGTCCGTGTGCTGCCGGGCTTTTGATGGCACGCGAAATCTATTACCTCAGCACCACTCTTGAAGATCCTGCACGTCCCTATGTCGCTATCCTCGGTGGTGCAAAAATTTCCGACAAAATCACACTGATTGAGAACCTCCTCGGAAAGGTTGATAAACTTCTTATCGGTGGAGGCATGGCATATACATTTCTATCAGCGATGGGATTCGGTGTCGGGAACTCAATTGTTGAAACTGAGAAACTTGACGTTGCAAAATCGTTAGTCGAAAGAGAAGACTTCTCGGATTCCGTCCTACTACCCGTGGATCATGTCGTGGGTAAAGCCTTTGACCCAGAAACCGAGTCACAGATTGTGGGCAAACGAGGTATCCCAGAGGGTTGGCAAGGATTGGATATTGGTCCTGAAACTGTATCGGCTTTTGGTAGACAGATCGCGACAGCAAAAACTGTGGTCTGGAACGGACCTTTAGGTGTCTATGAATTTGAGAAGTTCGCACACGGCACGATTTCGGTCGCAAAGCAGATTGCCGATTCGGAGTCGATAAGCATCATCGGCGGTGGGGACTGTGTTGCGGCGATACAACAAGCAGGGGTCGCGGATCGGATGACGCATATCTCAACTGGCGGTGGTGCCTCTTTGGAGTTTTTAGAAGGGAAATTTCTACCCGGTATCGTTGCTTTAACGGATCGAGAGAGATAA
- the sucC gene encoding ADP-forming succinate--CoA ligase subunit beta yields MNIHEYQARQILESYGVNTLPGQVAETREEAEAIARELNCPKYVIKAQIHAGGRGKGGGVKLADSPDEVKQRADAILGMQLVTPQTGPEGKLVRKVLIAEAAEIEKEFYLAILLDRETSRLTLIGSEEGGVNIEEVAAQTPEKIIRAEVHPAFGLTEFQAREFAYKLITNINYRSVIPNATQLIVSLYNAFTECDCSLVEINPLAIVKTDDELDIIALDSKVNLDDNSLWRHPDIAEMRDPHEEDPSELEASESGLSYIRLDGDIGCMVNGAGLAMATMDIIKQNGGEPANFLDVGGGASVEAVAHAFRLILADENVKAVLVNIFGGIMKCDTIANGIVEAAKQVELNVPLVVRLEGTNVELGKQIIAESDLNVLQSEGLSEAAQLAVEAANAA; encoded by the coding sequence ATGAACATCCACGAATACCAAGCCAGACAAATCTTAGAATCCTATGGTGTCAATACGCTACCGGGTCAGGTTGCCGAAACGCGAGAGGAAGCCGAAGCAATCGCACGGGAGCTCAATTGCCCAAAATACGTTATTAAGGCACAAATACATGCTGGTGGTCGCGGGAAGGGCGGCGGGGTTAAACTCGCAGACTCACCCGACGAAGTTAAACAGCGCGCAGATGCTATTCTCGGAATGCAGTTGGTAACACCCCAGACCGGTCCCGAAGGAAAACTCGTTCGTAAAGTCCTAATTGCCGAGGCTGCAGAAATAGAGAAAGAGTTCTACCTCGCCATATTGCTCGATCGAGAAACTTCCCGACTCACCTTAATCGGAAGCGAAGAGGGGGGTGTTAACATCGAGGAAGTGGCAGCGCAAACCCCTGAAAAAATTATTAGAGCGGAGGTTCATCCAGCTTTCGGATTAACTGAGTTCCAAGCGCGGGAGTTCGCATACAAACTCATCACCAATATAAACTACCGTTCTGTTATCCCAAACGCCACCCAATTGATTGTGTCGCTTTACAATGCGTTTACTGAGTGCGACTGTTCGTTGGTAGAGATTAATCCCTTGGCAATTGTAAAAACGGATGACGAATTAGACATTATCGCACTCGATTCTAAGGTAAACCTTGATGATAATTCACTCTGGCGACATCCCGATATAGCTGAGATGCGTGATCCGCACGAAGAAGATCCGAGTGAATTAGAAGCAAGCGAATCGGGTTTAAGTTACATCCGTCTTGATGGCGATATCGGTTGCATGGTGAACGGCGCAGGACTCGCTATGGCAACAATGGACATCATCAAACAGAACGGCGGTGAACCGGCAAACTTCCTTGATGTTGGTGGGGGCGCATCTGTAGAGGCAGTTGCCCACGCTTTCCGTCTCATCCTTGCAGACGAAAACGTGAAGGCTGTTCTCGTAAACATTTTTGGCGGTATCATGAAATGCGATACAATCGCAAACGGCATCGTTGAAGCCGCAAAGCAGGTTGAACTCAATGTCCCGCTTGTGGTTCGGTTGGAGGGGACAAACGTGGAGCTCGGAAAACAGATCATTGCTGAGTCGGATTTGAACGTTCTACAATCGGAAGGTCTCTCTGAAGCGGCGCAATTGGCAGTAGAGGCGGCGAACGCTGCATAA